In the genome of Myxococcus stipitatus, one region contains:
- a CDS encoding DUF6265 family protein yields MLTRSHLAALALCGAPLLACKSGPPERETPSRTCGDSIHDLGWLSGSWLQATVPNTLEEHWTHADGGTLLGVSRAVVRGKTVFFEYMRIETREDGLYYVAQPMGRPGTDFKLVRCNSSGVLFENLQNEHPKHIRYERLSPTHLTARIEGEKDGKPVAQDFHFTRM; encoded by the coding sequence ATGCTCACCCGCTCCCATCTCGCCGCCCTCGCGCTGTGTGGCGCTCCCCTCCTCGCCTGCAAGTCCGGTCCACCCGAGCGCGAGACACCCTCACGCACCTGCGGCGACTCCATCCATGACCTCGGCTGGCTCTCCGGGAGCTGGCTCCAGGCGACGGTCCCCAACACGCTCGAGGAGCACTGGACGCACGCGGACGGCGGGACGCTGCTGGGCGTGAGCCGCGCCGTCGTCCGGGGGAAGACGGTGTTCTTCGAGTACATGCGCATCGAGACGCGCGAGGACGGGCTCTACTACGTCGCCCAGCCCATGGGTCGCCCGGGGACGGACTTCAAGCTGGTGCGCTGCAACAGCAGCGGCGTGCTGTTCGAGAACCTCCAGAACGAGCACCCCAAGCACATCCGCTACGAGCGCCTCTCCCCCACGCACCTCACCGCGCGCATCGAGGGCGAGAAGGACGGCAAGCCCGTGGCGCAGGACTTCCACTTCACCCGGATGTAG
- a CDS encoding Ig-like domain-containing protein, with protein sequence MRASGLLGLAALAATCLSGCLEPGDPIYPERDSVRPRVVSTEPGSGGVLAAGATMRITFSEAMDVRSLRPGIAVFTGRDEVPLTLTAPEVPELDANVERGDVPYTVEAVASEGSPLRPDTQYTLVLRDVLTDFEGNPLGSEVRVVFRTAP encoded by the coding sequence ATGCGCGCGTCTGGACTGCTCGGACTCGCGGCGCTGGCCGCGACGTGCCTCTCGGGATGCCTGGAGCCGGGAGACCCCATCTACCCCGAGCGCGACTCGGTGCGCCCGAGGGTCGTCTCCACCGAGCCCGGCTCGGGCGGAGTCCTCGCGGCGGGTGCGACGATGCGCATCACGTTCTCCGAGGCGATGGACGTGCGGAGCCTGCGTCCAGGCATCGCCGTGTTCACCGGACGCGACGAGGTGCCGCTGACGCTGACCGCTCCCGAGGTGCCGGAGCTGGATGCGAACGTGGAGCGAGGGGACGTCCCGTACACCGTCGAGGCCGTCGCTTCCGAGGGCTCACCGCTGCGCCCCGACACGCAGTACACGCTGGTGCTGCGCGACGTGCTCACGGACTTCGAGGGCAACCCGCTGGGCAGCGAAGTCCGGGTCGTCTTCCGCACGGCCCCGTGA
- a CDS encoding cytochrome c3 family protein, whose translation MLHHQNRHVLLALAALATLVGAGVAWAATARERSLAVYPPQHVPLRFDHAQHLEAGAECATCHDAARASTSPKDRNLPGHEECGTCHDIEEGRKGKPTDPPSSCNTCHPGFDATVRKEPAKLSMPAANLHFSHQVHVDKKVECSVCHGEMKDVKLATRNQLPKMATCFKCHDGSAASNTCATCHPTEPSGRLRLAFDSGLLRPMQGNPLGMDHGPRFEFNHGSRASTDRMTCLQCHSETSCQTCHDGMQKPLSIHPNDYITLHPVQARTNSPRCESCHRAQSFCVACHERSGVGMDADKSLRSRNVKVHPDYRSWVELPGPQHHGIAASRDLTSCISCHREESCMSCHSELSSRRQINPHPAGFAQSCKKLASANDRACLKCHSTESLAQKGCR comes from the coding sequence ATGCTTCACCACCAGAACCGACACGTGCTGCTCGCCCTGGCCGCGCTCGCGACGCTGGTGGGCGCGGGGGTTGCCTGGGCCGCCACGGCCCGCGAGCGCAGCCTCGCCGTCTACCCGCCGCAGCATGTGCCGCTGCGCTTCGACCATGCCCAGCACCTGGAAGCGGGTGCCGAGTGCGCGACGTGCCACGACGCCGCCCGCGCCAGCACGTCCCCCAAGGACCGCAACCTCCCCGGCCACGAGGAGTGCGGCACGTGCCACGACATCGAGGAGGGGCGGAAGGGCAAGCCCACGGACCCGCCGTCGAGCTGCAACACCTGTCACCCAGGCTTCGACGCCACGGTGCGCAAGGAGCCCGCGAAGCTGTCGATGCCCGCGGCGAACCTGCACTTCAGCCACCAGGTGCACGTGGACAAGAAGGTGGAGTGCTCGGTGTGCCACGGCGAGATGAAGGACGTGAAGCTCGCCACGCGCAACCAGCTGCCGAAGATGGCCACGTGCTTCAAGTGCCACGACGGCAGCGCGGCCTCCAACACGTGCGCGACATGCCATCCCACCGAGCCCTCGGGCCGGCTGCGGCTGGCCTTCGACTCAGGACTCCTTCGGCCCATGCAGGGCAACCCGCTGGGCATGGACCACGGGCCGCGCTTCGAGTTCAACCACGGCAGCCGCGCATCGACGGACCGGATGACGTGTCTGCAGTGCCACAGCGAGACCTCCTGCCAGACGTGCCACGACGGCATGCAGAAGCCGTTGTCCATCCACCCGAACGACTACATCACGCTGCACCCGGTGCAGGCGCGGACGAACTCCCCGCGCTGCGAGAGCTGCCACCGCGCGCAGTCCTTCTGCGTCGCGTGCCACGAGCGCTCCGGCGTGGGGATGGACGCGGACAAGTCGCTGCGCTCCCGCAACGTGAAGGTGCACCCGGACTACCGCTCCTGGGTGGAGCTGCCTGGGCCGCAGCACCACGGCATCGCGGCCTCGCGTGACTTGACGAGCTGCATCTCCTGCCACCGCGAGGAGTCCTGCATGAGCTGCCACTCCGAGCTGTCCTCGCGGCGGCAGATCAATCCGCACCCCGCGGGCTTCGCGCAGTCGTGCAAGAAGCTGGCGTCGGCGAATGATCGCGCCTGCCTCAAGTGCCACTCGACGGAGAGCCTGGCGCAGAAGGGGTGCCGGTGA
- a CDS encoding type II CAAX endopeptidase family protein, with the protein MEDSVPTGPSAPPPPEPRSPRGLALGGAALALVLFILVGGSVQFLNAAFGIWFTEIFIFMALAWLLPRVGGWKPARYTGFTPVPLASTGFGFLLGVANFFALVVPIQFVAQKLAPEWLKEMVDGARLFEQQTPLELAIILTGVTVAAPICEELFFRGIFQKGITPAPPASPTRALVVSAVVFSAFHLDPVGFTARVELGLLFGWLYLRTGSLWPGIGAHAANNLVSSMLFLAAKAVGSEADDADTSIQAVAGLAGLGWLGLMGLLTFARRRPAVWGPGPVDGDEAARETRPVPSLATLLLPWVTVATLSLVLLVVVDRRGLALKFYDAANPLAPLKKDAAPGLQAERKALDALRDEARRGDVPLEAYQEERLRQVREHTRADPRPGP; encoded by the coding sequence TTGGAAGATTCAGTGCCGACAGGGCCCTCCGCGCCGCCTCCTCCGGAGCCCCGGAGTCCACGCGGACTCGCGCTGGGCGGAGCCGCCCTGGCGCTGGTGCTGTTCATCCTCGTCGGGGGCTCGGTCCAGTTCCTCAACGCGGCCTTCGGCATCTGGTTCACTGAAATCTTCATCTTCATGGCCCTGGCGTGGTTGCTGCCACGCGTGGGCGGGTGGAAGCCCGCGCGCTACACCGGCTTCACCCCCGTGCCCCTGGCGAGCACCGGCTTCGGCTTCCTGCTGGGCGTGGCCAACTTCTTCGCCCTCGTGGTCCCCATCCAGTTCGTCGCGCAGAAGCTCGCGCCGGAGTGGCTGAAGGAGATGGTCGATGGGGCCCGCCTCTTCGAGCAACAGACGCCCCTGGAGCTGGCCATCATCCTCACGGGAGTGACGGTCGCCGCCCCCATCTGCGAGGAGCTGTTCTTCCGAGGCATCTTCCAGAAGGGCATCACCCCTGCCCCGCCCGCGTCCCCCACCCGGGCGCTGGTGGTGTCCGCGGTGGTGTTCAGCGCCTTCCATCTGGACCCGGTGGGCTTCACCGCGCGTGTGGAGCTGGGCCTGCTGTTCGGCTGGCTCTACCTGCGCACCGGCTCGCTGTGGCCCGGCATCGGCGCGCACGCGGCCAACAACCTGGTGTCCTCCATGCTGTTCCTCGCCGCCAAGGCCGTCGGCTCCGAGGCGGATGACGCGGACACCAGCATCCAGGCCGTGGCGGGGCTGGCGGGGCTCGGGTGGTTGGGCTTGATGGGGCTGCTCACCTTCGCGCGTCGCCGGCCCGCGGTGTGGGGTCCGGGGCCCGTCGACGGGGACGAGGCGGCCCGGGAGACCCGGCCCGTGCCCTCGCTCGCGACGCTGCTGCTTCCCTGGGTGACCGTGGCGACACTCTCCCTGGTCCTGCTGGTCGTCGTGGACCGCCGAGGCCTCGCGCTCAAGTTCTATGACGCAGCCAACCCGCTGGCGCCGCTCAAGAAGGACGCGGCCCCGGGGCTGCAAGCGGAGCGAAAGGCACTCGACGCACTTCGAGACGAGGCCCGGCGCGGCGACGTCCCCCTGGAGGCCTACCAGGAGGAGCGACTGCGGCAGGTCCGCGAACACACGCGAGCGGACCCTCGACCTGGCCCGTGA
- a CDS encoding DUF5818 domain-containing protein — MKLSGRVVFRDVETGVWVLEGDDGKTYQLAGGDRKIKKDGQRIEAEGRVDTDMLTTAMVGPVFHVSSYRFV; from the coding sequence GTGAAGCTCTCCGGGCGCGTGGTCTTCCGGGACGTCGAGACGGGCGTCTGGGTGCTGGAAGGGGACGACGGCAAGACGTACCAGCTCGCGGGCGGCGACCGGAAGATCAAGAAGGACGGCCAGCGCATCGAGGCCGAGGGACGTGTGGACACCGACATGCTCACCACCGCGATGGTGGGCCCTGTCTTCCACGTGAGCTCGTACCGCTTCGTGTGA
- a CDS encoding S8 family serine peptidase has product MRMVRWTLGGAALALAVTAGPACKSAESEAAASPPPASLEAVDAVPHAIVVDFKDGTTQAQFDAWEADWGVDLELNSVESADEALTVAVGVDDVEGVLAKIRQHPSVESAEPLMEVRASFTPNDPSYTRQWNLRMIDMPKAWERGRGKGVVVAVLDTGIAYEDHEDFKQVPDLQGVKFVPGYDFVNDDEHANDDHGHGTHVAGTIAQATNNGEGVAGVAFEATLMPVKVLNHFGGGNTADIADAIRFAADKGANVINMSLGGGGYSQVMASAVEYARKKGVTVVAAAGNGGRAQVEFPAAYPGAVAVSAVGPDGSLAPYSSYGKELDIAAPGGDKRRGDEGGILQNTIDPRDPSRAVYASYQGTSMATPHVAAVAAMLYGAGAKGPDEVEKALYAGAAKVADQAWTEQYGHGLLNAEASLASLGGGTSRWSPLYWALGLLAFVLLTLRGRERPGYLNALLRPAFLVPLVLSTVGVYFVRVWFAGTEGVAGQVTQMISLPIPDWERIIFGRGAVNPLFYSALIPIIVSLPAIGWKGLRPAVGGLALGFAGFLAYSAWAGAPALSWMPFAFLAKPWLGINTVICLVVARAMLKKDEVAP; this is encoded by the coding sequence ATGCGGATGGTGCGATGGACCCTGGGTGGAGCCGCGTTGGCCCTGGCCGTGACGGCGGGCCCCGCGTGCAAGTCCGCCGAAAGCGAAGCCGCCGCCTCACCGCCGCCCGCCTCGTTGGAGGCTGTGGACGCGGTTCCCCACGCCATCGTCGTGGACTTCAAGGACGGCACCACGCAGGCGCAGTTCGATGCGTGGGAGGCGGACTGGGGGGTGGACCTGGAGCTCAACTCCGTGGAGAGCGCCGACGAGGCCCTCACCGTCGCGGTGGGCGTGGACGACGTGGAGGGCGTGCTCGCGAAGATTCGCCAGCACCCCAGCGTCGAGTCCGCCGAGCCGCTCATGGAGGTCCGCGCCAGCTTCACACCGAATGATCCGAGCTACACGCGGCAGTGGAACCTGCGGATGATCGACATGCCCAAGGCCTGGGAGCGCGGCCGGGGCAAGGGCGTGGTGGTGGCGGTGCTGGATACGGGCATCGCCTACGAGGACCACGAGGACTTCAAGCAGGTGCCCGACCTGCAAGGCGTGAAGTTCGTTCCGGGCTACGACTTCGTGAACGACGACGAGCACGCCAACGACGACCACGGGCACGGCACGCACGTGGCGGGCACCATCGCCCAGGCCACCAACAACGGCGAGGGTGTGGCGGGTGTGGCCTTCGAGGCGACGCTGATGCCGGTGAAGGTCCTCAACCACTTCGGCGGTGGGAACACGGCGGACATCGCGGACGCCATCCGCTTCGCGGCGGACAAGGGCGCCAACGTCATCAACATGTCGCTGGGCGGTGGGGGCTACTCGCAGGTGATGGCCAGCGCGGTGGAGTACGCGCGCAAGAAGGGCGTCACCGTGGTGGCCGCGGCGGGCAACGGCGGACGGGCGCAGGTGGAGTTCCCCGCGGCCTATCCGGGCGCGGTGGCGGTGTCGGCGGTGGGGCCGGACGGCTCGCTGGCGCCGTACTCGTCCTACGGCAAGGAGCTCGATATCGCCGCGCCGGGGGGGGACAAGCGCCGGGGCGACGAGGGCGGCATCCTCCAGAACACCATCGACCCGAGAGACCCCTCGCGCGCCGTCTACGCCTCGTACCAGGGCACCAGCATGGCCACGCCGCACGTGGCTGCCGTCGCCGCGATGCTGTACGGCGCGGGCGCGAAGGGGCCGGATGAGGTGGAGAAGGCGCTCTACGCCGGCGCCGCGAAGGTGGCGGACCAGGCGTGGACCGAGCAGTACGGACACGGTCTGCTCAACGCGGAGGCCTCGCTCGCGTCGCTGGGGGGAGGCACGTCGCGCTGGTCGCCCTTGTACTGGGCGCTGGGCCTGCTGGCCTTCGTGCTCCTGACGCTGCGCGGCCGTGAGCGGCCCGGCTACCTCAACGCGCTCCTGCGCCCGGCCTTCCTCGTGCCGCTGGTCCTGTCCACGGTGGGCGTGTACTTCGTCCGCGTGTGGTTCGCGGGCACGGAGGGGGTCGCGGGGCAGGTGACGCAGATGATCTCCCTGCCCATCCCGGATTGGGAGCGCATCATCTTCGGGCGGGGCGCGGTGAACCCGCTGTTCTACAGCGCGCTCATCCCCATCATCGTGTCGCTGCCGGCCATCGGCTGGAAGGGCCTGAGGCCCGCGGTGGGGGGCCTGGCGCTGGGCTTCGCGGGCTTCCTGGCGTACTCGGCCTGGGCGGGGGCTCCCGCGCTGTCGTGGATGCCGTTCGCGTTCCTCGCGAAGCCGTGGCTGGGCATCAACACCGTCATCTGCCTCGTCGTGGCTCGCGCCATGCTCAAGAAGGACGAGGTCGCGCCGTGA